A genomic stretch from Lysobacter ciconiae includes:
- a CDS encoding tetratricopeptide repeat protein, protein MFNFKRPLSGRVLAATLAGCLLVTGAAAAQSRLVPASEFYFAEEARTTRPVVAIQGEGDALTEALLKAVARKPRAQAETAQLAHVAMTGGRPELGIELYDRALRNLGTTDILYRPVLWNYGWDLLRNGDAEAALARWETLMRARNVTADWMPPTFALALWQLDRKDEAVEWYAAAVRTHPDRWTYPDRFDELLPDWLPAEREALAKVQQAWQADPPQWR, encoded by the coding sequence ATGTTCAATTTCAAGCGGCCGCTCAGCGGCCGGGTTCTGGCTGCGACGCTGGCAGGTTGTCTGCTGGTGACCGGCGCAGCAGCGGCACAAAGCCGGCTGGTGCCTGCATCCGAGTTCTATTTCGCGGAAGAAGCGCGCACGACGCGTCCGGTGGTCGCCATCCAGGGCGAGGGCGATGCGTTGACCGAAGCACTGCTCAAGGCGGTCGCGCGCAAGCCGCGTGCCCAGGCCGAGACGGCCCAGCTGGCCCATGTGGCCATGACCGGCGGCCGGCCCGAGCTGGGCATCGAGCTGTACGACCGCGCGCTGCGCAACCTGGGCACGACCGACATCCTGTACCGGCCGGTCCTGTGGAACTACGGCTGGGACCTGCTGCGCAACGGCGACGCCGAAGCCGCGCTGGCGCGCTGGGAGACGCTGATGAGGGCGCGCAACGTCACCGCCGACTGGATGCCGCCCACGTTCGCGCTGGCTTTGTGGCAACTGGACCGCAAGGACGAGGCGGTGGAGTGGTATGCGGCCGCCGTGCGCACCCATCCGGACCGCTGGACCTATCCCGACCGTTTCGACGAGCTGCTGCCCGACTGGCTACCCGCCGAGCGTGAGGCGCTCGCGAAGGTGCAGCAGGCATGGCAGGCTGATCCACCGCAATGGCGCTGA
- a CDS encoding ParA family protein: MKTVLVATSKGGAGKTTIATHLAANAALQGHRTALVDADPQRSSHGWAQRRAALDSAVLPVDGTNRWKWQRGVPSDTERLIIDAPAGAMADELQSFLDVADAVVVPIQPSLLDIEASVPFLDSLARHPRVRGGELKVGLVANRLRPWTSTSRETLAMLERWPYPVVARLRDSQAYVVLAGLGKSLFDYHSANVRDHQSDWQPLLKWLAK; this comes from the coding sequence ATGAAGACGGTGCTGGTGGCCACATCCAAGGGTGGGGCAGGCAAGACCACGATCGCCACCCACCTGGCCGCGAATGCCGCGCTGCAGGGTCACCGCACCGCGCTGGTGGACGCGGACCCGCAACGCTCGTCCCACGGCTGGGCGCAGCGCCGCGCGGCGCTCGACTCCGCAGTGCTGCCGGTGGATGGCACCAACCGCTGGAAATGGCAGCGCGGCGTGCCCTCCGATACCGAGCGGCTGATCATCGACGCCCCGGCCGGGGCCATGGCCGACGAGCTGCAGAGCTTCCTCGACGTCGCCGACGCGGTGGTCGTGCCGATCCAGCCATCATTGCTGGACATCGAGGCCAGCGTGCCGTTCCTGGATTCGCTGGCCCGCCATCCGCGCGTGCGCGGCGGCGAGTTGAAGGTGGGCCTGGTGGCCAACCGTCTTCGCCCGTGGACCAGCACCTCGCGCGAAACCCTGGCCATGCTCGAGCGCTGGCCGTATCCGGTCGTCGCCCGGTTGCGCGACAGCCAGGCCTATGTGGTCCTGGCCGGCCTGGGCAAAAGCCTGTTTGACTACCATTCCGCGAACGTCCGCGACCACCAGTCCGATTGGCAGCCGTTGCTGAAATGGCTGGCCAAATGA
- a CDS encoding SixA phosphatase family protein: MRELILLRHAHAEHATAGQADIDRPLSAQGVAEAEAAGRWLAERNLAPDRVLCSPARRTRETLEGVLAVIGYVEQRIQEEIYDAEPGALIALADNSAGVERLMLVGHNPGLELLAALLYSGRTGDYRGMPPGGVAVLSIPDGTRLEPGVARLDAFWWP, translated from the coding sequence ATGCGTGAACTGATCCTGCTGCGCCATGCCCACGCCGAACACGCCACCGCCGGCCAGGCCGATATCGATCGCCCGCTGTCGGCCCAGGGTGTGGCCGAGGCGGAGGCCGCCGGTCGCTGGCTGGCAGAGCGCAACCTGGCCCCGGACCGCGTCCTGTGCTCGCCGGCGCGGCGCACCCGCGAGACGCTGGAAGGCGTGCTGGCGGTCATCGGCTACGTCGAGCAACGCATCCAGGAGGAGATCTACGACGCCGAACCCGGCGCCTTGATCGCCCTGGCCGACAACAGCGCCGGGGTCGAGCGACTGATGCTGGTCGGCCACAACCCCGGCCTGGAACTCCTGGCGGCACTGCTCTACAGCGGCCGCACCGGGGACTACCGCGGCATGCCCCCGGGCGGTGTCGCAGTGCTGTCGATCCCCGACGGCACCCGGCTCGAGCCGGGCGTGGCGCGGCTTGACGCGTTCTGGTGGCCGTGA
- a CDS encoding YceI family protein — MLTLPLAAPARQSAPVATPPVAPASASVPATAGQAFRAFDRRAAQPGVRAYPFDPSHTRFGFELRTRWGQRVQGQFPVYDGVALFLPDGRRQVRIRLAAGAIDVAGSERYAAIARSEAFFDAEHYPDIEFVSEPHDDLLTREGGLLQGVLRMHGTTRAETFVVAPALCDRAGQDCDAIASGSVDRSHYGIAGMRLVLSDRVRFTMRVRLDGPAR, encoded by the coding sequence ATGCTGACGCTGCCCCTGGCGGCGCCGGCGCGGCAGTCTGCGCCCGTGGCGACCCCGCCCGTGGCCCCCGCCTCCGCAAGCGTTCCCGCAACCGCCGGGCAGGCGTTCCGCGCCTTTGACCGGCGTGCGGCCCAGCCCGGCGTTCGCGCCTACCCGTTCGATCCGTCGCACACGCGATTCGGCTTCGAGCTGCGCACCCGCTGGGGCCAACGCGTGCAGGGCCAGTTTCCGGTGTACGACGGGGTGGCGCTGTTCCTCCCCGACGGCCGGCGCCAGGTGCGTATCCGGCTGGCGGCCGGTGCGATCGATGTGGCCGGCTCGGAGCGATACGCGGCCATCGCGCGTTCGGAGGCGTTCTTCGACGCCGAGCACTACCCCGATATCGAGTTCGTGTCCGAGCCGCACGACGATCTGCTGACCCGCGAGGGCGGTTTGTTGCAGGGCGTCCTGCGCATGCACGGCACCACCCGCGCGGAGACCTTCGTCGTCGCCCCGGCGCTGTGTGATCGCGCCGGACAGGATTGCGACGCGATTGCCAGCGGCAGCGTGGACCGCAGCCACTACGGCATTGCCGGCATGCGCCTGGTGCTGTCGGATCGCGTGCGTTTCACCATGCGCGTGCGCCTGGACGGCCCGGCGCGATGA